A region of the Passer domesticus isolate bPasDom1 chromosome Z, bPasDom1.hap1, whole genome shotgun sequence genome:
CATGCCACAGGAAGTGATGAATTTGCTATGCCTCCTTGTCCTACTGGCCATGTGTAGATCTGTGCTCAGCACATGGGACACCTGTGGGTAAGTGGCCTCAGGCTCTTGGAGGTAGTTTGGACAACATTTGAGGGGTGTTTCCCATCCCCTCTGGCCACAGTTGTGTGACCCCCATGCAGGAGCTTCAATTCCTTGACAGTACCCAAGCTGCAGCACAACTTGTCTACGGAGGCTTAAGCAGAAACAGGGGTGGACAGACACATGTCCCATGGgattccctggctctgctgtccATGCAAACAATGCCATGTGGGGAGGGAAGCTGGCTGACCTTCAACCTGAGCAGCAGCAAGCCATCAAGCAATGACTTTCTGTCTACAGAGGGACCTGTGGTCTCTGGCCCATGTCTGCTTCCTATGAGCCCATGGCTCCAGACTATGACCCCATGGCTCCAGACTATGGTGAACTGCACATCGTTGGTGGCACAGCTGTCCAAccaggagcctgggctgggattgtcAGCATCCAGGATCCCTGGGAACCAGGCACAGGGCATATCTGTGGAGGGTCCCTCATCAGCACAGAGTGGGTCCTCACAGCTGCCCACTGCTTCATCAATGCCAGGTAGGGAGCAGCGGGGAATGGGTACATCTCCACTACACCAACAGGTACCCTGTCGGCAGCAGCATGGGCTACTCCCATTCTGTGTCCCTGCAGTATGCCCAGTACCTGTGCACTGCAGACCCCAACTGAGAGATTACTCAAGAGAACAATCTGTGCTCTTGCCACTGCTTTCTAGAAGCCTCTAGGTCAACATTCTCAGAGCATAAATCATGCTAGGGCAGTCATACACACTGCTTTCTTCTCTGACTTGCAAAGGAGAGGACAgggagctcctgtgctgctgcagcacatggCTCTGCTCCCTCTCATCTCTTTCTCCACGTCCTTCTTAGGAACACCAATATGTGGCATGTGGTGGCTGGGGCTACCCGTTTGACTCAGCTGGGCCCTGAGGTGCAAGTGCGCCAGATTAAGCAGCTACGGGTTCATGAACACTATATTCCTGGTGAGGAGAGGAACAACATTGCCTTGCTGAAATTGGACAAGCCCGTCGTGTGCAGCCACTACGTACAGCTGGGCTGTGTGCCTGACACCACACTGAAAGTGTCAGAGCTGGAAGCCTGTTACATTGCTGGCTGGGGTACTACCACTACAAGAGGTGGGTCCCAAAAGGAACACATGCTCTGAGGGCAAACTTGGCACATAAGGGAGATGAGTTGGGCTTCCCAACAGCAGAGGCCAAAGTCAGAGTCAGTCTTCCAGATGTCTGCCTCCAGAGAGATAGTCCTGGATCATTCCCCAAAGCCAGACATGGTATTTGCCTGGGGAACCCCAGGGAAGCCCTAGGGCAGGGCTTCACCCCCAACAAGGGAGGGGAGTGGCCAAGGAACTGCTGTATGCTCATTTCTTTCTGTGCTCACAGCTCAAAGACCAAGTGACATCCTACAGGAGGCCAAGGTCCACCTCATTGATATCCAGCTCTGTAACAGCAGCATCTGGAACACCGGGGCCATCCACACTCAAAATCTGTGTGCTGGTTACTCAGTGGGTGGCATCAACCCCTGCCAGGTAGGAGTGTGAGACAAGCCActcagcccccagcagcacGGGCAGCCTGAGTAGCACCACTCCAACACAGTCCAGGGCCTGCTTCGCCTGGCCAGTcaccctcccagccccagctgcccacCACTGTTAGGgcttccctcctcttccccattTACATGTCCTTCCCCAGTGCCCGCATTGTTCCAGAGGTATTACAACCAGAAAACACATTGAAGTGCTCTTGGCAGTCCAGAGGTCCAGATGCCAACCCTGGAACATCCATCCCGCACATCCACGATTACTGTGCAGAGACAAGAGACAGCCCTACTGTATAAGCCCCTGACCTGTTCCCAGACAAGGTTCTGAAGGCTCCAGCACCTGAGCTGAAACTTTCTCTACCAGGAATACAGCTCTGTCAAGAGCTGTGAGAGAGGAGACAGATCTAGCGCTGACAGCAGCTACCCAGTATTACCTTATTCCTCTCTTGCTCCACTGCAGGGTGACAACGGTGGTCCTCTGGTGTGCAAAGATAACAATGCTGCCTTCTTCTGGCTTGTTGGTGTGGCCAGcttggggaaaggctgtgagacAGCAAACCAGCTTGGAGTCTACACCTCCGTTCAGCACTTCTATGAGTGGATTCTGGTCCAGATAGACCCGCAGCCAGACAGAAGGACATCAAGACATTCTATGACTGCCCTAACCCCCCCTCAGAAGCCAAGGCCAATACCAACACCGCTGGACAGGTTTAGCTCCTGCCCATTTTCACTCCAGAAGCTGGTGGAATTTTTTACTCAGGTGCAGGATCTCTTTCAGGTCCTAAGGAGAAAACTGGCCAGAGAAAGAGGATGAGCAGGATCCAGTGCAGGCTGCAGTGGACCATGCCCATTTCCAGGGCAATGCCTTGTGATCCAAAGAGCCTCAGTGTCCAAGGCCTGCCCTATCCATCTCATACTTCTCCTCTGTGTGCACACAAATCCTGAATCTGACTTAGTTGTGGAAATAAAGTTGCCTGATTTCACTGCTATCGGTGTTTTCAGTCCCAATCAGTCTCCCATGCCAGGCAAGGACTTCCATACCTCATACATGCAAAATGAGGCTGAGGACAGACATCAGGCTCAACAGAAAAAAGTCAGTCCAAAGGACTGAAACTCTGCTTGGTCAGAGAGGAGGGCAAGGGTGCAGAAGAAGAAGGGAACACAGCTCACAGAGCAATGAGGGTCTTACAGATCCTAGAAATAGCACTTGGAAGTCTAAAGTGCCTAAGGCTGCCTACTGATGGGATAAATCTGTGTTTGTGCACAGTGCACTAGGGAAACAGTGGACTCTTTCATGGAGACATGGTTCATAGAAAGACCCAAACTTTGCACCAAGGACTGGGTAATGGACTTGACATCCAGCCACAGACAGTACATGGATAAATTTCAATTAATTTCTATACTGTTATTTGAGGAACATGATGTGCTTATGAATATAGGGAGTGAAGGTGTGTTCATGTTTCACTAGAAAACATCCAATCCAGATCATTTAGAAAGATAGAAAAGGACTGGACTGTGTCAATGTTCATGGAGGGGGATGGTTATGGATACTTGGGTGCTAGTAAAGGTATTGCTCTGTCTATGTCAACCTGGTTTGTTGCTCACAGTAACTGTATAAGTCTCTGTGTCTGTTTCTCTATCAGTGTACCTGGCTCTTCAGAATGCCACAAGCACAGACACACAATTTTGTCCTTTAGGAAGCACCTAAAATACCTAACAAATAGTTCAGAGCTATCAGCTACCACAGACACTACTCATCTCTGATAATTGTTTCCAAACATGAATTATTATACCGGCCAGGCAAAGTTTATCCATCTCAAGAAGTCTCATCATATATAAGCCAAGTTGAGAATTCCTTGTTATTGTTATGAAATGCAGAATGAGTAACAAATTGCCATTATTATGGTAATGATATCATAACTAGTGGTTCTTAAGTAAAATATTAACTCTGAGTAACAGAAGAACTACAGGGCTGAATAGCACTGAATTTTCATTGCTATTTGTTATCTATGCATTGAGAAAGAAAATTCCTTTAGGAAAATTATGACTAAGACCTTTTCAGGAGCTTGTATTTCTTGGCAGCTCTCACCTTCCTTTCAGTCTCATAAATGCATGCAGTGTgagctgtgaaaaaaaaatgatgACAATCAGTTTTCCTAAAGCAAGCTGATATGATTGCTCCAACATTTTTATTGCAGTATAAGGATGGAAAatttcaagcagaaaaaaaaaaaaatctaataatcTATTCAGAGGAACCATAAGCCACCATTATCCAGCAGTATCGCTGAGATGCCTCTATAACGCAAAATCCATAGCAGTAAGAGTGATGCCTGACTGCATTTTCCTTAAGGAACTCCATTTGCACTATAAACACTCCTAGCTTATTACCATAGGAGAAAATGGCCAACACTTCATACCTTCTTTTTTGAAATTATACTAAACAGTAAGTTGCAGACTAAAACTACTAAGAAATCATTCACTTGCCAGAAATGATGGTTCTTTTCAGCTTGATGATTTTCATGTGTTCCCTACAGTATATTTTCTTGTATTATATACTTATATAATGGCATTTTTGTTGGACATGAGGAACAATATGTAATTACATGCTTTACTGTTGCAATTTGAGTCTCTGGGCACAGTGTTAGTAATGATATTTTCTTTATCCACTGTTCTTTTATAgctttttcaaaattaattctttCCCCAATTTCTTTAGGGAATCCTACTTACAAGCATGGTCTCTACTAAATACTGTTAATTTAAACAACCAGACCTGAATCATAAGAAAGGTTAAAAAGGAAGCATGAGTGGAGtaagatttattatttttttctctcacacTACATTTGCCTGCGCTCTTGGACAAGTCTCTGAACTGCCTTTCTAGGGTATTGTTATATATATACTTAGCAGCAGGACAAAACACAGCACTAGCTGCTGAGAATAAAATCCCAGCCAAAACTGGGACAAATGCAATACATGAATTATCTGCTCTTGCAACAGTGAACAGTGAGAATTCAGAACTGGAACTTAAAATATGATTAATTTTAGGTGCAAAACTACCatgttttaaaggaaaaaacctgcaaagaaacaaaacattctacACCCTTCAGTAACCCACACTAATAATAAACATGCTCAAAACCCAAGCAGTTTGAACCGGACTATTTAATGTCATGACATATTTGCAATCTGAAATGCCTATATACTTTAACTGCATAACCAGTATCAAAAGAGGCCTCTAAGTTTACAGTGCCTTTGGTACAGGCACATAGCAAATGGCAGGGCTGAGGAGTAATGTGCTCTGTTGACATGTGAATGATGATACAGagccagaaaaagaaatagttaAGAATAAAGACATAGAGTAAGTATATAAGAAATTTATAGTAAAACCAAGAATGAGATACTTTTTTAAGAAGTGTCTTATTTCTGAAATGACAAACTCTCATTTAGCACAGAACAAGACAATAACGTGAAAAATATCCCTGGTTGAAATGTTCCTTGTACTGAAAAAGTGTATTTAGCACTTGTGCACTGACATGCATTTTCCTTTCTCAAACATCCTACTGTTCGTGTTAGCTTCGTTTTCTAAAACTACAGTGACCTTGTTTTCTTACTGATGGATCTTTACCAATTGCAGGATCCTATGGGGTATTCTACTGTCCAGTAATTAATTTGTATGTCTTTGCACAGCAGTTCCAGGTATGGTCCCTGATGACTATCTTTTCTACTCCCAtcttcatagaatcacagaatctactaggttggaaaagaccgaCCTTTGAGATCATCGTGTCCAACCTATAACCAAACACCACTTTGTCTACTAGACCATgacactgagtgccacatccactcTTTCCCTAATACCTCCATGGACTGACTCCCTCACATCCATGGGCAGACCAATCCAATTCccaatcaccctttctgtgaataaATGCCTCctaatttcctccctccctAACCTAAACCTCACCTGGCACAGCATAAGACTCTGTCCTCTTACCCTGTCACTGGTTGCCAGGGGGAAGAGCCCAACCCAcacctggctacaccctcccttcagggagttgtagagagagaggaagttccccctgagcctcctaaACAACctcagctctctcagctgcttctcatacTGTGGACCTGTGCTTCTCAGGACCcatgctccagacccttcaccagctccattgcccttctctgaacaCATTCTAGCACTTCagtgtccttcctaaattgaggggcccagaactgagcacaggatttgaggtgtggcctcaccagtgctgagtacagggagaaaatccctgccctgctcctgctggccacaccattgctggtccaggccaggatgccattggccttcttggccacctgggccctgctggctcatgttcagctgctgtcagtcAGGTTCCCAGGTTCCCTTCTGTCTGACCACtatccagccactctgtccccagcctgtggcGCTGCCTGGGGTTGTTATGGTCAAACTGCAAGACctggcacttggtcttgttaaacctcatACCACTGGATTCAGCCAtcgatccagcctgtccaggtccttctgcagagccccactgtactccagcagatcaacaatCCCCTCCAACTTGGTGTCATCTGAAAATTCACCTGTGGTAAACCCTAACAATTCAGCAGCTATGATACTGCAGCCTTCCTTATTACAGGAGATGTGATATGTTGTAATATTATCAAGAGGGGGACATCTTTAAACTAAAATGGGGTAGGTCTAGGTgagacattaggaagaaattctttactctgaGGTTGGTGAGACACTGGACACTTCTCTGGTTGTccaagagaagctgtggatgtcccatccctggctgtattcaaggccaggatggatgagcctttgagcaacctggcctCAAGTGGAAGTGGGAGTGGACTAGATGGGTCCCCTCCCACCCAAGCAATTTTATGATTATATGAATGTATATAAAACTTTCAACATTTCATATTTCCTGCTATCCAAacagtaataattttttttttttaatctttgtaCACTTCTAGCAAAAGGGAATGACATTAGGGAAGCAGAATAGGTATTTGTTGTAATCTCACAATttaaacaatttaatttttcctaCTTTTACTAATCCTTTTTCCAGGACAGAAATCTTGGCAAAAAGATAGAGAAGGATGTGGGCATTGGGGTTTAGGAGGTGCAGGGAAAGGAGCAGGTAGGGAGTCAGATGCTGCAGAGTGATTTCAGCCAATGATAGCTCTTTGAGGACACAAACCTAAGTGCCAGCTCTCAAAAACAGGCCACCATTACCCAGGGAATAGGTCTCTTGGGGGTAGCTGGACAAGCTGCCTCCAAAGAGTCTTAGAATGGCATTGActcagcagggagctgagggagTTGCAGGGAGGACAGGAACACCAAGGATGACTGAAGCAGTTGGCACTTGCCTGGGACAGAAGGGGGAACCCTCATGCTAAGGACCTGCACCCCTTTCAGGGACAGGGTGACCACATCTATTGAGGGGAGTGCTGGGCTCCCACGGCCCTGAGGGTCCCACAAGCCCTATTCCCCCAAAAGTGGGGGTTGTGACAGCTCTGGGGCTCCTGAA
Encoded here:
- the LOC135289654 gene encoding acrosin-like isoform X2, which encodes MPQEVMNLLCLLVLLAMCRSVLSTWDTCGNTNMWHVVAGATRLTQLGPEVQVRQIKQLRVHEHYIPGEERNNIALLKLDKPVVCSHYVQLGCVPDTTLKVSELEACYIAGWGTTTTRAQRPSDILQEAKVHLIDIQLCNSSIWNTGAIHTQNLCAGYSVGGINPCQGDNGGPLVCKDNNAAFFWLVGVASLGKGCETANQLGVYTSVQHFYEWILVQIDPQPDRRTSRHSMTALTPPQKPRPIPTPLDRFSSCPFSLQKLVEFFTQVQDLFQVLRRKLARERG
- the LOC135289654 gene encoding acrosin-like isoform X1, which gives rise to MPQEVMNLLCLLVLLAMCRSVLSTWDTCGGTCGLWPMSASYEPMAPDYDPMAPDYGELHIVGGTAVQPGAWAGIVSIQDPWEPGTGHICGGSLISTEWVLTAAHCFINARNTNMWHVVAGATRLTQLGPEVQVRQIKQLRVHEHYIPGEERNNIALLKLDKPVVCSHYVQLGCVPDTTLKVSELEACYIAGWGTTTTRAQRPSDILQEAKVHLIDIQLCNSSIWNTGAIHTQNLCAGYSVGGINPCQGDNGGPLVCKDNNAAFFWLVGVASLGKGCETANQLGVYTSVQHFYEWILVQIDPQPDRRTSRHSMTALTPPQKPRPIPTPLDRFSSCPFSLQKLVEFFTQVQDLFQVLRRKLARERG